A region of the Candidatus Cloacimonadaceae bacterium genome:
AGAGAAGTTCAGAGGATTCTATCTCAAGTTTGCCAATAGAGACATCCCTCACATAGAGTATTACACATCGAGGATAGACGGAACCCGTCTGGTCAGAATCGCCAAACTTGACCTGCTAAAGAGTGGTTCCGGAGCGGCATCATGAGAATATCAGCCACCGAGAACACCGAAAACACCGAGGGAATAGATTAATGCGTATCATGCGACTCGGTAACTATAATGTTGGGATTAGTAGCGCATCAGAACTATTGGAAAGCAAATACAAGCCTGAAGCTGTTGACTTAACTGTTATGAAAAGGGTCGGTAAGCGACTGATATCCAAAGAAGCCGAGTCGAAGAAAGTCGTATCTCAGCCATACTCCATGAGTAAACTCCTGGCTCTCTTAGATACGGATGAGTACCATTCCGGTTGTGTGGATGCTGTCACGATGGCAACTGTCATGCAGTTTGAGTGTAAGAACTCCAATGTCACCAAGTGGATGGAGACAGCCGAGTTCCCTGCTTGTGAAGACCAGACCACCATCTTAGGTGAGCTGATCAAGTTCTATATCGCCTGTGGGAATGGCTTCCTGATCAAGATGCGCAATGCCCAGGGACAGTGGATGAATCTGGAAAGGATGCAGGCAAGCAGAGACAGCTTTGGTATGAGGAAATGCAGCAAAAAGGTCTCAGGGTGAAGCTGGCTTATAACGATAAAGATGTATTGGCAGGATTTATTCAGTATCTTCCTGTCGAACAGTCCATACTGGAAGGAAAGGACTGTTATATTATCTATTGCATTTGGGTGCACGGACATAAAAAAGGGCGGGGTAACCTAATGGGTAAAGGATTGGGAACAGCCTTGCTGGAAGCTGCGGAACAGGATGTAAAAGCGCTCGGAGCCAAGGGTATCGCTGCCTGGTGTTTAACATTGCCATTCTGGATGAAAGCAGCCTGGTTCAAAAAGCATGGATACAAAAAAGTTGATGCAGACGGCATTGCCGCCTTGATGTGGAAACCATTTTCAGATGATGCAATTCCTCCCCAATGGAGGAAACCCATAAAGAAACCGACAGCCGGAACAGAAAAAGTCATAATCAGAGCATTCAATCATGGCTGGTGTGCAGCGC
Encoded here:
- a CDS encoding GNAT family N-acetyltransferase; translated protein: MQQKGLRVKLAYNDKDVLAGFIQYLPVEQSILEGKDCYIIYCIWVHGHKKGRGNLMGKGLGTALLEAAEQDVKALGAKGIAAWCLTLPFWMKAAWFKKHGYKKVDADGIAALMWKPFSDDAIPPQWRKPIKKPTAGTEKVIIRAFNHGWCAAQNIAFERMKKIAAEFHDQVVYEEYNTRDRAIMEEWGLSDALFIDADAVNTGPPPSYDKLKKLVEKKLKKRKLL